A portion of the Pseudomonas protegens CHA0 genome contains these proteins:
- a CDS encoding cyclic nucleotide-binding domain-containing protein gives MSEPTLLNNEIRDWLMDCGLFDQLLPADFNAAAGYFSISSIAEGEAIFHEGDAGSFMCIIHSGQVAVQKRNHDGQPLTIATLRSGRAFGEMAVLDGERRSATCVAASHCQLLNLGKDSLEKMLNDAPKIAAKIIRALAVSLSKRLRMADGQLLAQQI, from the coding sequence ATGTCCGAACCCACCTTACTGAACAACGAGATCCGCGACTGGCTGATGGACTGCGGCCTGTTCGACCAGTTGTTGCCCGCCGACTTCAACGCTGCGGCCGGCTACTTCAGCATCAGCAGCATCGCCGAGGGCGAAGCGATCTTTCATGAGGGCGATGCCGGCAGCTTCATGTGCATCATCCACAGCGGCCAGGTAGCTGTGCAAAAGCGCAACCACGACGGCCAGCCCCTGACCATCGCGACCCTGCGCAGCGGCCGGGCCTTTGGCGAAATGGCGGTGCTCGATGGCGAGCGACGTTCGGCTACCTGCGTGGCCGCCAGCCATTGCCAGTTGCTCAACCTGGGCAAGGACTCCCTGGAGAAGATGCTCAACGATGCGCCAAAGATCGCCGCCAAGATCATCCGCGCCCTGGCCGTGTCGCTGTCAAAGCGGCTGCGCATGGCCGACGGCCAGTTGCTCGCGCAGCAGATCTGA
- a CDS encoding S9 family peptidase, translated as MPLTANDSSAPIAHKAEGADPYAWLQERDTDAVLDYLKAENSYLDAQLAHQGPLRETLFQEIKGRILETDLSLPSPWGPYLYYTRTTAGDEYARHYRCPRPADDSLTVDESREQLLLDPNALANGGFFSLGAFSISPDHQRLAYSLDTTGEEIYTLFVKELASDKVSELSFDNCDGSMTWANDSLTLFFGELDDTHRPHKLLRYRLDGTAAEEVFHEPDGRFFLHCYRSSSERQLLLSLGSKTTGETWALDATQPQLPFTCLAPRVEGHEYDVDHGLLDGQWTWFIRSNRDGINFALYQAEDNGAIPEQDDWQLLVPHNPEVMLDGVTLNAGAMTLSLREGGLPIIEVHPRDLPVYRVQLPDAAYSLHVQNSLEFSSERIRLRYEALNRPAQVRQLQLADGQQQVLKETPVLGPFDPDAYVSQRLWATAADGTQVPISLVVKRDCLGQPTPLYLYGYGAYGESLDPWFSHARLSLLDRGVAFAIAHVRGGGELGEAWYRAGKQEHKQNTFSDFIACAEHLVAQGLTSAQQLAISGGSAGGLLIGAVLNQRPELFKVAIAEVPFVDVLNTMLDPELPLTVTEYDEWGNPEEPEVYARIKAYAPYENVRAQAYPALLVIAGYNDSRVQYWEAAKWVARLRATKTDGNPLLLKTELGAGHGGMSGRYQGLRDVALEYAFILNILGLA; from the coding sequence ATGCCCTTAACCGCCAACGACAGCAGCGCCCCGATTGCCCACAAGGCCGAAGGCGCTGACCCGTATGCCTGGCTGCAGGAACGCGACACCGACGCGGTGCTCGATTACCTGAAGGCTGAAAACAGCTACCTGGACGCCCAGTTGGCGCATCAGGGGCCCCTGCGTGAAACGCTGTTCCAGGAGATCAAGGGGCGGATCCTCGAAACCGACCTGTCCCTGCCCTCGCCCTGGGGCCCGTACCTGTACTACACCCGCACCACCGCCGGCGACGAATACGCCCGCCACTACCGCTGCCCGCGCCCGGCGGACGACAGCCTGACGGTGGACGAAAGCCGCGAGCAACTGCTGCTGGACCCCAACGCCCTGGCCAATGGCGGCTTCTTCTCCCTCGGGGCCTTCAGCATCAGCCCCGACCACCAGCGCCTGGCCTACAGCCTCGACACCACTGGGGAGGAAATCTACACCCTGTTCGTCAAGGAGCTGGCCAGCGACAAAGTCAGCGAGCTGTCCTTCGACAACTGCGACGGCAGCATGACCTGGGCCAACGACAGCCTGACCCTGTTCTTCGGCGAGCTGGACGATACCCACCGCCCGCACAAGCTGTTGCGCTACCGGCTGGATGGCACCGCCGCCGAGGAAGTGTTCCACGAGCCGGACGGACGCTTCTTCCTGCATTGCTACCGTTCCAGCTCCGAACGCCAACTGCTGCTGTCCCTGGGCAGCAAGACCACCGGCGAGACCTGGGCCCTGGACGCCACGCAGCCCCAGCTGCCGTTCACTTGCCTGGCGCCGCGGGTCGAAGGCCATGAATACGATGTCGACCACGGCCTGCTGGACGGCCAATGGACCTGGTTCATCCGCAGCAACCGCGACGGCATCAACTTCGCCCTCTACCAGGCAGAAGACAACGGCGCGATCCCCGAGCAGGACGACTGGCAACTGCTGGTGCCGCACAACCCCGAAGTGATGCTCGACGGCGTGACCCTCAACGCCGGCGCCATGACCCTGAGCCTGCGCGAAGGCGGCCTGCCGATCATCGAAGTGCACCCCCGGGACCTGCCGGTATACCGCGTGCAACTGCCGGATGCGGCCTACAGCCTGCACGTGCAGAACAGCCTGGAGTTTTCCAGCGAGCGCATCCGCCTGCGCTACGAGGCCCTGAACCGCCCGGCCCAGGTGCGCCAGTTGCAACTGGCCGACGGCCAGCAGCAGGTGCTGAAGGAAACCCCAGTACTGGGCCCGTTCGACCCCGATGCCTACGTCAGCCAGCGCCTCTGGGCCACCGCCGCCGACGGCACCCAAGTGCCCATCAGCCTGGTGGTCAAGCGCGACTGCCTGGGCCAGCCGACGCCGCTGTACCTCTACGGCTACGGTGCCTACGGCGAAAGCCTCGACCCCTGGTTCTCCCACGCCCGCCTGAGCCTGCTCGATCGCGGCGTGGCCTTTGCCATTGCCCACGTGCGTGGCGGCGGCGAGCTGGGTGAGGCCTGGTACCGCGCCGGCAAGCAGGAACACAAGCAGAACACCTTCAGCGATTTCATCGCCTGCGCCGAACACCTGGTCGCCCAGGGCCTGACCAGCGCCCAGCAGTTGGCCATCAGCGGCGGCAGCGCCGGCGGCCTGCTGATCGGCGCGGTACTCAACCAGCGCCCCGAGCTGTTCAAGGTCGCTATCGCCGAAGTGCCCTTCGTCGATGTGCTCAACACCATGCTCGACCCGGAGCTGCCGCTGACCGTCACCGAATATGACGAATGGGGCAATCCCGAAGAACCCGAGGTCTACGCACGGATCAAGGCCTACGCGCCCTACGAGAACGTGCGCGCCCAGGCCTACCCTGCGCTCCTGGTGATCGCTGGCTACAACGACAGCCGCGTGCAGTACTGGGAAGCGGCCAAATGGGTGGCCAGGTTGCGGGCCACCAAGACCGACGGCAACCCGCTGCTGCTCAAGACCGAACTGGGGGCCGGCCATGGCGGCATGAGCGGGCGTTACCAGGGATTACGTGACGTAGCCCTCGAATACGCCTTTATCCTGAACATTCTGGGCCTGGCCTGA
- a CDS encoding class II glutamine amidotransferase: MCELLGMSANVPTDIVFSFTGLMQRGGRTGPHRDGWGIAFYEGRGLRLFQDPAASSESEVANLVQRYPIKSEVVIGHIRQANVGKVCLANTHPFVRELWGRNWCFAHNGQLADFQPQASFYRPVGDTDSEAAFCDLLNRVRAAFPEPVEIEELLPILIQACSEYRSKGVFNGLLSDGDWLFCYCSTKLAQITRRAPFGPARLKDVDVIVDFQAETTPNDVVTVIATEPLTENETWTRYQPGQWSLWRRGECVSHGQTE; encoded by the coding sequence ATGTGTGAGTTGTTGGGCATGAGCGCCAATGTACCGACCGATATCGTCTTCAGCTTTACCGGGCTGATGCAGCGCGGCGGCCGCACCGGCCCCCATCGCGACGGCTGGGGCATCGCTTTCTATGAAGGCCGCGGCCTGCGCCTGTTCCAGGACCCGGCGGCCAGCAGCGAGTCGGAAGTGGCCAACCTGGTTCAGCGTTACCCGATCAAGAGCGAAGTGGTGATCGGCCATATCCGCCAGGCCAACGTCGGTAAGGTCTGCCTGGCCAACACTCATCCTTTTGTCCGCGAGCTGTGGGGCCGCAACTGGTGCTTTGCGCACAATGGCCAGTTGGCGGATTTCCAGCCCCAGGCCAGCTTCTACCGCCCGGTGGGCGATACCGACAGCGAAGCGGCTTTCTGTGACCTGCTGAACCGGGTGCGGGCCGCCTTTCCCGAGCCGGTGGAAATCGAGGAACTGCTGCCGATCCTGATCCAGGCCTGCAGCGAATACCGCAGCAAGGGCGTGTTCAACGGCCTGCTCAGCGACGGTGACTGGCTGTTCTGCTATTGCTCGACCAAACTGGCGCAGATCACCCGGCGCGCCCCATTCGGCCCGGCGCGGCTGAAGGATGTGGATGTGATCGTCGACTTCCAGGCCGAAACCACGCCCAACGACGTGGTCACGGTGATCGCCACTGAACCCTTGACCGAAAACGAAACCTGGACCCGCTACCAGCCGGGCCAGTGGAGCCTGTGGCGGCGCGGTGAATGCGTGAGCCATGGCCAGACCGAATAA
- a CDS encoding DUF2937 family protein: MLLSYLRLVLFAAGLLIGVQVPGFISDYAKRVEAHLIESQHSLQGFQGTAQQFFKGDMNALVAHYRASDDPVFRSDAESLSGLLSRQLALDKQYQAMQGPWYIRLLQVALAPDPEIRKETWDGYSYQILLTPEAMIWGISGALLLSFGLECLYRLIDWVVLGGKRLRQSRPIEERDLKGL, translated from the coding sequence ATGTTGCTCAGTTATCTGCGGCTGGTGCTGTTCGCCGCCGGCCTGTTGATCGGTGTGCAAGTGCCGGGTTTCATCAGTGATTACGCCAAGCGCGTCGAGGCGCATCTGATCGAGTCGCAGCACAGCCTGCAGGGCTTCCAGGGCACCGCGCAGCAGTTCTTCAAGGGCGACATGAACGCCCTGGTGGCCCATTACCGGGCCAGCGACGATCCGGTGTTTCGCAGCGATGCCGAGAGCCTGAGCGGCTTGCTCAGCCGCCAGCTGGCCCTGGACAAGCAATACCAGGCGATGCAGGGGCCCTGGTACATCCGCCTGCTGCAAGTGGCCCTGGCCCCCGACCCGGAAATCCGCAAGGAAACCTGGGACGGCTACAGCTACCAGATCCTGCTGACCCCGGAAGCCATGATCTGGGGTATCAGTGGCGCCTTGCTGCTGTCCTTCGGCCTGGAATGCCTGTACCGGCTGATCGACTGGGTAGTGCTGGGCGGCAAGCGCCTGCGCCAGAGCCGCCCGATTGAAGAGCGCGACCTCAAAGGCCTCTGA
- a CDS encoding LysR family transcriptional regulator produces the protein MNLKFLETFVWVARLKSFSHTAEKLFTTQAAISSRIAVLEGELGVKLFLRDSRGVSLTPEGVKVLEHAEQMLDTLQVLKQSIQAPSSKVGRVRIGVMDTVIHTWLSPLVAEMMDHYPQVEIELVADTSLNLCDQLQKGFLDLVLQTDLLRQESIRSLELASYPMGWIAASNSIYNRDYANVAELARERIVTYSKNSLPHQQVLSLMQANGVLAPRLNCVNSVSAITRLLRDGFGIGALPPVLVREELARGELTLLAIEQRPPNLQVVVSWRVGVELVEDIVELCQRVVQRYGQKVGADYLVLMEPQ, from the coding sequence ATGAACCTCAAGTTCCTCGAAACCTTCGTCTGGGTCGCGCGGCTGAAGAGCTTCAGCCACACCGCGGAAAAACTCTTTACCACCCAGGCGGCGATCTCCAGCCGCATCGCGGTGCTGGAGGGCGAACTGGGCGTGAAGCTGTTCCTGCGCGACTCCCGGGGCGTCAGCCTGACCCCGGAAGGCGTCAAGGTGCTGGAGCACGCCGAGCAGATGCTCGACACCCTGCAGGTGCTGAAACAGTCCATCCAAGCGCCGTCGAGCAAGGTCGGGCGGGTTCGCATCGGGGTCATGGATACGGTGATCCACACCTGGCTCAGCCCCCTGGTGGCAGAGATGATGGACCACTACCCGCAAGTGGAAATCGAGCTGGTGGCCGACACCTCACTGAACCTGTGCGACCAGCTGCAAAAAGGCTTTCTCGACCTGGTGCTGCAAACCGACCTGCTGCGCCAGGAAAGCATCCGCAGCCTGGAACTGGCCAGCTATCCCATGGGCTGGATCGCCGCCAGCAACTCGATCTACAACCGCGACTACGCCAACGTCGCCGAGCTGGCCCGGGAACGGATCGTCACCTACTCGAAGAACTCCCTGCCCCACCAGCAGGTGCTGAGCCTGATGCAGGCCAACGGCGTGCTGGCGCCGCGGCTCAACTGCGTCAACTCGGTGTCGGCCATCACCCGCCTGCTGCGGGACGGCTTCGGCATCGGCGCCCTGCCGCCGGTGCTGGTGCGCGAGGAACTGGCCCGGGGCGAACTGACCCTGCTGGCCATCGAACAGCGCCCGCCGAACCTGCAAGTGGTGGTGTCGTGGAGGGTGGGAGTGGAATTGGTGGAGGACATAGTCGAGCTGTGCCAGCGCGTGGTGCAGCGCTATGGGCAGAAGGTCGGCGCGGATTACCTGGTGCTCATGGAACCCCAGTGA
- a CDS encoding MFS transporter → MSAPETLAAKAPRRAGPFDWYRDINQQERRTFWSCKLGYGLDGMDTQMLSFVIPTLIALWGITSAEAGLIHTSTLLASALGGWIAGILSDRIGRVRTLQLTVLWFAFFTFLCGLAQNYEQLLIARTLMGFGFGGEWTAGAVLIGEVIRAKNRGKAVGMVQSGWALGWGITALLYALLFSLLPPEDAWRGLFLLGILPAIFVIFVRRLVKDPEVYRQTRAREEPSNPARFYEIFAPGILSTTLRASLLAAGAQGGYYAITFWLPTFLKTERGLSVLSTGGYLAMVIFGSYMGYVISAYLTDILGRKKNFVLFAAGSFTIVLLYTQMPVSNAVMLWLGFPLGFFASGIFSGMGAFLTELFPTRIRGSGQGFCYNSGRALAALFPLLIGLLSQHVPLGAAIGTFAAVSYGVVVLAALSLPETRGKELEAR, encoded by the coding sequence ATGAGTGCGCCCGAAACACTGGCCGCCAAGGCCCCGCGCCGCGCCGGCCCGTTTGACTGGTACCGGGACATCAACCAGCAGGAGCGCCGGACATTCTGGAGCTGCAAGCTCGGTTATGGCCTGGATGGCATGGACACGCAGATGCTCAGTTTCGTGATCCCGACCCTGATCGCACTGTGGGGCATCACCTCCGCCGAAGCCGGGCTGATCCATACCAGTACCTTGCTGGCCTCCGCCCTGGGGGGCTGGATCGCCGGGATCCTCTCCGACCGCATTGGCCGGGTGCGCACGTTGCAACTCACGGTCCTGTGGTTCGCATTCTTTACCTTTTTGTGTGGCCTGGCGCAGAACTACGAGCAGTTGCTGATCGCCCGGACCCTGATGGGCTTCGGCTTCGGTGGCGAGTGGACCGCCGGGGCGGTACTGATCGGCGAGGTGATCCGTGCCAAGAACCGTGGCAAGGCGGTGGGCATGGTGCAGTCCGGCTGGGCCCTGGGCTGGGGCATAACGGCGTTGCTATATGCGCTGCTGTTCTCCCTGCTGCCGCCGGAAGACGCCTGGCGCGGGCTGTTCCTGCTGGGCATCCTGCCGGCGATCTTCGTGATTTTCGTCCGCCGCCTGGTCAAGGACCCTGAGGTCTATCGCCAAACCCGGGCCCGGGAAGAGCCCAGCAACCCGGCCCGGTTCTACGAGATCTTCGCCCCGGGGATCCTCAGCACCACCCTGCGTGCATCGCTGTTGGCGGCGGGGGCCCAGGGCGGCTACTACGCCATCACTTTCTGGCTGCCGACCTTCCTCAAGACCGAGCGTGGCCTGAGCGTGCTGAGCACCGGCGGCTACCTGGCCATGGTGATCTTCGGCTCCTACATGGGCTATGTGATCAGCGCCTACCTGACCGATATTCTCGGGCGCAAGAAGAACTTCGTACTGTTCGCCGCCGGCTCTTTCACCATCGTCCTGCTCTATACGCAAATGCCGGTGAGCAACGCGGTGATGCTCTGGCTGGGCTTTCCCCTGGGCTTTTTCGCCTCGGGCATCTTCAGCGGCATGGGAGCGTTCCTCACCGAACTGTTCCCCACCCGCATCCGCGGTTCCGGCCAGGGTTTCTGCTACAACAGCGGCCGGGCGCTGGCGGCGCTGTTCCCCCTGCTGATCGGCCTGCTCAGCCAGCATGTGCCGCTGGGCGCGGCCATCGGCACCTTTGCCGCGGTGTCCTACGGCGTGGTGGTGCTGGCAGCCTTGAGCCTGCCGGAAACCCGCGGCAAGGAACTTGAGGCACGCTAA
- a CDS encoding 5-oxoprolinase subunit PxpA, producing MSRLLLNCDIGESFGNWTLGLDAEVMPFIDCANIACGFHAGDPGIMRKTVALALANGVRIGAHPAYQDLAGFGRRSMSYSPEEIQDLLHYQIGALDGICRAQGGRVEYVKPHGAMYNDMMAKPAQLRAVIQAVAAYDPQLPLMLMATRDNSAAQALGDEYGVTLWFEAFADRAYDNAGHLVSRQLPGAVHHDAQTILQQALTIARGEPLAASDGSALLLHANTLCVHGDNASSVAAVQRIREALNQQSGL from the coding sequence ATGAGCCGCCTGTTATTGAATTGCGACATCGGCGAAAGCTTTGGCAACTGGACCCTGGGCCTGGATGCCGAAGTCATGCCCTTTATCGACTGCGCCAACATCGCCTGCGGTTTCCACGCCGGTGACCCGGGCATCATGCGCAAGACCGTGGCCCTGGCCCTGGCCAATGGCGTGCGCATCGGTGCCCATCCGGCGTACCAGGACCTGGCCGGCTTTGGCCGCCGCTCCATGAGCTACTCGCCCGAGGAAATCCAGGACCTGCTGCACTATCAGATCGGTGCGCTGGACGGCATCTGCCGAGCCCAGGGCGGCCGGGTCGAGTACGTCAAACCCCATGGCGCGATGTACAACGACATGATGGCCAAGCCTGCGCAACTGCGGGCGGTGATCCAGGCCGTGGCAGCCTACGACCCGCAACTGCCGCTGATGCTCATGGCCACCCGCGACAACAGCGCGGCCCAGGCCCTGGGCGATGAGTACGGCGTGACCCTGTGGTTCGAAGCCTTTGCCGATCGCGCCTACGACAACGCCGGGCATCTGGTGTCGCGGCAGTTGCCGGGGGCGGTGCACCATGACGCGCAAACCATCCTCCAGCAGGCCCTGACCATCGCCCGCGGCGAGCCCCTGGCCGCCAGCGACGGCAGCGCCTTGCTGCTGCACGCCAACACACTGTGCGTGCATGGCGACAACGCCAGTTCGGTGGCGGCGGTGCAGCGCATTCGCGAGGCCCTGAACCAGCAGTCCGGCCTATGA
- the pxpB gene encoding 5-oxoprolinase subunit PxpB, with protein MKPQVEVVAIDCLMVRLFEVIAEDNMPWMLAAAEGLRRAFGESLVDLVPSYTTLMVHYDLLALSPSEARQRIEIALADLAPGTTQAGREHVLPVWYDLSVGPELVLLSRRSGLSVAEVIERHSQREYQVFALGFAPGFAFMGLVEEALAAPRLNTPRKRVAAGSVGIAERQTAAYPVVSPGGWNLIGRTPSRLFDRERDGYSLMQPGDRVRFAPVERAEFLRLGGNDTPLEVPA; from the coding sequence ATGAAGCCACAGGTTGAAGTAGTCGCCATCGACTGCCTGATGGTGCGGCTGTTCGAGGTGATCGCCGAGGACAACATGCCCTGGATGCTGGCCGCCGCCGAAGGGCTGCGGCGGGCCTTCGGCGAGTCTCTGGTCGACCTGGTGCCGTCCTATACCACGCTGATGGTGCATTACGATTTGCTGGCCCTGAGCCCGTCCGAGGCCCGGCAGCGGATCGAGATCGCCTTGGCTGACCTGGCGCCCGGCACCACCCAGGCCGGGCGCGAGCACGTGCTGCCGGTGTGGTACGACCTCAGTGTCGGGCCGGAACTGGTGCTGTTGTCCCGGCGCAGCGGGCTGTCGGTGGCCGAGGTGATCGAGCGTCACAGCCAGCGTGAATATCAAGTGTTTGCCCTGGGCTTCGCTCCCGGGTTTGCCTTCATGGGGCTGGTGGAGGAGGCGCTCGCGGCGCCGCGGCTGAACACCCCGCGCAAGCGGGTGGCGGCGGGCAGTGTGGGGATCGCCGAACGGCAGACCGCGGCTTACCCGGTGGTATCGCCGGGGGGCTGGAACCTGATCGGCCGCACCCCGAGCCGGTTGTTCGACCGCGAGCGCGACGGCTACAGCCTGATGCAACCGGGGGACCGGGTGCGCTTTGCCCCAGTGGAGCGGGCCGAGTTCCTGCGCCTGGGGGGCAATGACACGCCACTGGAGGTGCCGGCATGA
- a CDS encoding biotin-dependent carboxyltransferase family protein, giving the protein MSRLTIEASTPLCLLQDAGRFGVRHLGVTQGGALDWVSMSWANWLLGNALDAPVVEITLGGFTLQAEDYCLLALAGADLGAYVDERPLTPGRSFILQKGQRLRFTQPFSGARAYLAAPGGFDAPKVLGSCASVLREALGGPDGYGRALSEGGMLSYSGTGGALKSLSAEQLPDWQSAAPLEVILGAQIGQFSGLSLFDAFNSSWSLDSRADRMGARLLGPVLQYQGRPMISEGIPLGAIQVPPDGQPIILLNDRQTIGGYPRLGALTPLSLARLAQCLPGSEVRLAPVVQETAHRQQVAFLRRFG; this is encoded by the coding sequence ATGAGCCGACTGACGATCGAGGCCAGCACCCCGCTGTGCCTGCTGCAGGATGCCGGGCGCTTTGGCGTGCGCCACCTGGGCGTGACCCAGGGCGGGGCGCTGGACTGGGTGTCGATGTCCTGGGCCAACTGGCTGCTGGGCAATGCCCTGGATGCGCCGGTGGTGGAAATCACCCTGGGCGGTTTCACCCTGCAGGCCGAGGACTATTGCCTGCTGGCTTTGGCCGGGGCTGATCTTGGGGCCTATGTGGATGAGCGGCCTTTGACCCCGGGGCGCAGTTTCATCCTGCAAAAGGGCCAGCGGCTGCGATTCACCCAGCCATTTTCTGGGGCCCGGGCCTATCTGGCCGCCCCTGGCGGTTTCGACGCGCCCAAGGTGTTGGGCAGTTGCGCCAGCGTGTTGCGTGAAGCCCTGGGTGGCCCCGATGGTTATGGCCGCGCCCTGAGCGAGGGTGGGATGTTGAGTTATTCGGGAACTGGCGGTGCGCTCAAGAGCCTGTCGGCGGAGCAACTGCCGGATTGGCAATCCGCTGCACCGCTGGAGGTGATCCTGGGGGCGCAGATCGGCCAGTTCAGCGGTTTGAGCCTGTTCGATGCCTTCAATAGCAGTTGGAGCCTGGACAGCCGGGCCGACCGCATGGGCGCGCGCTTGCTCGGGCCGGTCTTGCAGTACCAGGGCCGGCCGATGATTTCCGAGGGCATTCCCCTGGGGGCGATCCAGGTGCCGCCGGACGGCCAGCCGATCATCCTGCTCAATGACCGGCAGACCATTGGCGGCTATCCGCGATTGGGAGCGTTGACGCCGCTATCACTGGCGCGGTTGGCGCAGTGCCTGCCGGGCAGCGAAGTGCGCCTGGCGCCGGTGGTACAGGAGACGGCGCATCGGCAGCAGGTGGCGTTCCTGCGCCGGTTCGGGTGA